The Vitis riparia cultivar Riparia Gloire de Montpellier isolate 1030 chromosome 10, EGFV_Vit.rip_1.0, whole genome shotgun sequence genome includes a region encoding these proteins:
- the LOC117923643 gene encoding senescence-specific cysteine protease SAG39-like, whose protein sequence is MALESKIICITLLIMGIWASQALSRTLHEVSMSERHEDWMGLYGRTYKDIAEKERRFKIFKENVEYIESVNSAGNRRYKLSINEFADQTNEEFKASRNGYKMSSRPRSSEITSFRYENVAAVPSSMDWRKKGAVTPIKDQGQCGCCWAFSAVAAMEGVTQLKTGKLISLSEQELVDCDTSGEDQGCGGGLMDSAFEFIIGNGGLTTEANYPYKGVDATCNKEKAASSAAKIKNYEDVPANSEAALLKAVAQHPVSVAIDAGGSDFQFYSSGVFTGQCGTELDHGVTAVGYGKTDDGTKYWLVKNSWGTGWGEDGYIWMERDIGADEGLCGIAMEASYPTA, encoded by the exons ATGGCATTAGAAAGTAAAATCATCTGTATCACATTGCTAATTATGGGGATTTGGGCTTCTCAAGCCTTGTCCCGAACATTGCACGAAGTTTCTATGTCTGAGAGGCATGAGGACTGGATGGGTCTTTATGGGCGCACATACAAGGACATTGCAGAGAAGGAAAGGCGTTTCAAGATATTCAAGGAAAATGTGGAGTACATAGAATCCGTCAACAGTGCTGGGAATCGACGTTACAAGCTGAGCATAAACGAATTTGCAGACCAAACAAATGAAGAATTCAAGGCCTCTCGCAATGGATACAAGATGTCTTCCCGTCCAAGGTCATCAGAAATTACTTCATTTAGGTACGAAAATGTAGCAGCCGTGCCATCTAGCATGGACTGGAGGAAGAAAGGGGCTGTTACTCCCATTAAGGACCAAGGCCAATGTG GGTGTTGCTGGGCATTTTCTGCAGTGGCAGCTATGGAAGGGGTAACCCAGCTCAAAACCGGGAAGCTAATCTCATTGTCTGAGCAAGAACTAGTAGACTGCGACACAAGCGGTGAAGATCAGGGGTGTGGGGGTGGTCTCATGGACAGCGCATTTGAATTTATCATAGGCAACGGAGGCCTCACAACTGAAGCAAACTACCCTTACAAGGGAGTAGATGCAACATGCAACAAGGAAAAGGCAGCCTCCAGTGCGGCCAAGATCAAGAACTATGAAGATGTGCCTGCCAACAGCGAGGCAGCACTGCTCAAGGCCGTGGCCCAGCATCCTGTTTCTGTTGCCATTGATGCTGGTGGCTCCGACTTCCAGTTTTACTCGAGTGGGGTGTTCACAGGACAGTGTGGAACTGAGCTGGACCATGGTGTTACTGCAGTTGGATATGGGAAAACCGATGATGGTACCAAATACTGGTTGGTTAAGAATTCGTGGGGCACGGGATGGGGCGAGGATGGATACATATGGATGGAAAGGGACATTGGTGCTGATGAAGGTCTTTGTGGGATTGCCATGGAAGCATCATATCCGACTGCTTAA